In Collimonas arenae, a single genomic region encodes these proteins:
- a CDS encoding DUF1656 domain-containing protein: MPREIALFDALIPTLLLVFIGCLFVQLAIDWLFTRLGWYRYVWHPSLFRIALFFCIFGGAGLLLHVV, translated from the coding sequence ATGCCGCGTGAAATCGCACTCTTCGATGCGCTCATCCCTACTTTGCTGCTGGTCTTTATCGGCTGCCTGTTCGTGCAGCTGGCGATCGACTGGCTGTTTACCCGGCTGGGATGGTACCGCTATGTCTGGCATCCCAGCCTGTTCCGCATTGCCCTGTTTTTTTGCATTTTCGGCGGCGCCGGATTGTTGTTGCACGTTGTTTAA
- a CDS encoding efflux RND transporter periplasmic adaptor subunit — MKPSTILKTLLQVIITLLVVLIAVLLARALWERYMNTPWTRDGRVRADVVSVAADVSGIVVAVPVADNSYVHKGDLLMKIDPARYTLALAQAEALVTERRVGLTTKQRDAERRAKLDGDVISNENRENSSADASAAQASYQAALVARDSAKLNLDRTEVRATVDGWITNLNVHAGDYAQAGAPKLAVIDANSFWVYGYFEENKLPLMKVGDAVDMRLLGSEQIIDGHVDSISRGITDRDNALGSYGLANVNPSFNWVRLAQRVPVRIHIDKIPEGITLAAGMTCTVIVKPGQRPVAVKK; from the coding sequence ATGAAACCATCCACCATTCTAAAAACCCTGCTGCAGGTCATCATCACGCTATTAGTGGTCCTGATCGCGGTCTTGCTGGCGCGCGCACTGTGGGAGCGCTACATGAATACACCCTGGACCCGCGACGGCCGGGTACGCGCCGATGTCGTCAGCGTCGCCGCCGATGTCTCCGGCATCGTGGTAGCGGTGCCGGTAGCTGACAACAGCTATGTGCACAAAGGCGACCTGCTGATGAAAATCGATCCAGCGCGCTACACGCTGGCGCTGGCGCAAGCGGAAGCGCTGGTAACCGAACGCCGGGTCGGCCTGACCACCAAACAACGCGACGCCGAACGCCGCGCCAAACTGGATGGCGATGTCATCTCCAACGAAAACCGCGAGAATTCCAGCGCCGACGCCTCCGCCGCCCAAGCCTCGTACCAGGCGGCGCTAGTCGCGCGCGATAGCGCCAAGTTGAACCTGGACCGGACCGAAGTACGGGCCACGGTCGATGGCTGGATCACCAACCTGAACGTGCATGCCGGCGACTACGCTCAGGCAGGCGCGCCAAAACTGGCAGTGATCGACGCCAATTCATTTTGGGTTTATGGATACTTTGAAGAGAACAAGCTGCCCTTGATGAAGGTCGGCGACGCCGTCGACATGCGCCTGCTCGGCAGCGAACAAATCATCGACGGCCACGTCGACAGCATCTCGCGCGGCATCACCGACCGCGACAATGCACTTGGCAGCTATGGCCTGGCCAACGTGAATCCAAGCTTCAATTGGGTACGGCTGGCGCAACGCGTACCTGTGCGTATCCATATCGATAAGATCCCGGAAGGCATCACGCTGGCCGCAGGCATGACCTGCACCGTGATCGTCAAGCCTGGACAACGACCGGTGGCAGTTAAAAAATAA